Part of the Diabrotica virgifera virgifera chromosome 6, PGI_DIABVI_V3a genome, gggaaatcgaccaataagtttttcaattaaaaaattttagtaatatggtaatatctttaataatatttttcaatattattaatgttgctattaggattgaaaactttacctttctaatttttatttattttttttaatttttgaatgtcgaaataaatatatatatatatatatatatatatatatatatatatatatatatatatatatatatatatatatatatatatatatatatatatatatatatatatatatatatgtatcggttttagaacgtctttcgacgttgtccgatgcctaacttccacgtccttctatcatcctattggccatctctaagatcccttgcagtcattgctttggttaccccttctttccatgtctttttgggtcctcctcgttttttgcggtttggtggtacccactgtatgatctttttgggcaatcttgtgtcttgcattctttgaacatgaccataccaaatcaactgtttcctctcaatgtctgttgttaagtagccatctattccaattcgtcgtcttacttcctcatttcgaactctttccctacgggatatacctaacgatcttctaaacacatccatttctacagcttctaatttttttctgttgttctcggttactctccaagtttctgctccgtaaagtaggctgcttttaataagtgtttcatagatattgtattttcgctatattcctatttcggagctccaaagtattccatttaggcagccaaacgttcttctagcttgtgttgcccttttctttatttcctcatcgtcttttcccgttctatcgaatattactcccaggtacgtgtattcactgcaggatgtgatttgttcattatcctctagttcgatattggataactcagcttctatgggtaggtatttagttttttccacattaatttccaagctccactgttcatattcctcctttagttttcttgccatatactgtaggtcgtctttatcattagctatgatcacttggtcatcagcaaattgtaaggtatataaacaaacctctccgaggtctatacccataccgtggcgggtgggttgtgattgcgcgcagcggtcaaatacctcctggggtactgAAATTTACCTTTAAGAGGGTTGCTGTGATTGCGCGCAACGGAAGGATTAAGGCAGGTAAACAAAacggtatattgtgattgcgcgcagcggtcaaatacctcctggggtactctacactctaatacccgaaagttaggtttagaccgaagggttaggtcttcctgctttgaaaattgtactgtataatatataatatatataatatattaattttttaattgattaatCAATATTATAATAGGGATCCTCGTCTAATAAAGATTTCATagatatacctattatatatataaaataaagaaatatccagAATAGAATTTGTTAAAACTATATGTTATAAGGCATGTTCAAATTAAATGTCtacatttatttaatacaataaatattaattataaaagaaacactatttattttttttatcacaACTATTTCAATGTAGTATTCACTTGttattatcttaattttttaaaattagcaaaatttccgttcaaaaccaATTAGAAGTAAATAAAACTTCCGTTTACTATAATTTACGACTTTGCGCGCAATCACAGCATACCTTTTTAAAGACGTGCGCGCAATTGCACCATTGGcttagacaccctgttgagaaccctgaccgctgcgcgcaattgcagtcTGCCCATCGTGAcatttacgtttccactggtttagtgcttttgcacTAAATATTTTGCATGTCGAAATAAAACCAATCAAAATTGGATTTCTAATttattctaaaaaaatatttacatttaacgCAGTTCAGGATATAatttctcattttctttgataGGTAAACTATCCCAAAATTCCATAGCTCCAATATGCTCCATTTTCGTCATGGATATTTTATCTGGAGATTCGATTTCCAAAGCATTTATTTCATTACTTTCGGCATCCACCGGCAACCATTCAACGTTGTTGATAGAAGGTTTGCTAAAATCAgaacaaacaaaaaattaaaagactaGAAAGAATTAAAAGATATAGGATGACGGATAATCAGTCGGTTAAGAAGGCAGCCTAgattaaaagtattaaaattattatattatacaatgcgagtatattttcttcttcttctaatggcgctacaactcttgtCAGTCTTCGCCTGTTGCCATTCTGCCCCGTTTaatactttccttcgccactgcctgattttcatggttttaagatccccCTGTTCGTCGTTTATCCATCTCTTACGgggccttcctcttgttctatatccttggggcttccatctctggattattttcacagctcgattatctggcattctttctaaGTGACCAAGCCACTTTAATCTTTGAGAcattacaaatctaacaatatctgcgctctgcattagttcatccagctcgtggttcattttaattctccacgaacCATCCATCGCCGCAATGTGTTGGTCCAAATATTTTCCTTAGTATTTTGCGCTTaaatattctcagttgattttcatcagtggttgagagggtctacgtttcacatccatatgtgaccactggCCTTATTACTACGTTATTTCGTTGTTTAATAAAcggtttttaaaatataatttagctttttgaaatttcctaaataactttatttttatgaaaaaaaaaataaagtcggtACGGCCCTGACTCTTTATCTTTGTATCCGTCTTCCACGTGCCAGTATTATATGCATCTATGCATCATGCATCTcattccaactttctcaaatcattacAGATGAAGCTTGCCTCACGACCATCCTTGTCTAGCATACTACCATTTCTTAAAATGGGACAATGACGACAGTAAAAACGGCAACATTTGAAAAATGTGCCATTGATTCTGGGAACGAAATTCATCTACCCTGGAGGCCTGCCTCAGACATGTGTTTTTTTAGTTATGAAGTTACTTGACCGTGCTTCCTTTATTTGCTATGGACGCTCTGTTTAGTACTTAACTTTCTCTCttttgttatgtaaaatttgaagttttcgataTGGAATTGGAATTTAAAATAACTCTATACACTGAGGCTGAAAGTATTTGAGTCAAtcgcattcacgggaaaacttttaatcgacagcaaatatttcttgaggattttttgtccggaattttttgtggggatattttgtctaaaaaatttgtggagattatttgtccgggattttttgtaaggatttttgtccggggattatttgtccgggtaTTTTTTGTGGGAATTTTTGTTATGGGGAATATTTATCCGGGCATTATTTGTCttgggattttttgtccagggataatttgtggggattttttgtccgggattatttgtcctagcttcgtcctagcgttatgacgtcacaaaatcggcCTTCCggccattaaagagaagctaaccatCATAATAAAGTTCCtcaggtgtagtgtgcctcacctccttctactatcacgagccgccccaGCTTAATACTCTTTTGTTGCGGCTTATTATGGCAACATCATCCGCATATGCGGATATTTGCATAGATTTGTACTTATTAATACAGCCGTTTATATCCAATTTTCTAACAACAGCTTCTAAAGTTAGATTAAAAAGTATTGTTGATAAGGCATCACCGCAAGTACCACAATGCGAGtatatacaataaaaaattatttactttACCCAGTTTTGGCATAGTCTGCtaaaaattttgtgaaatgtTTCATGAGTTTTTCATCTTGTGGGTCTAAAACTGGTCCTACAGTTATAACTTTAAACATTAAACCTCCGTCCTCACCATGGGCAACGCctaaaaaatacatatttgttatacgtattatatttaattgttattttttcaataaaaaatcactttcacaataaaaaaaaaagacaTTCTTACACTAGTGGTACGTAAGAAAGTATGTATTTAGTGTTTAAGAGTGAAAAGACATAGCACATATcttatgaaaaatataatgtcattCAAATTCAatatttacatgaatagattcgtctcgaaATCACAATAATTTCGTATCATTGCGACAACTCAGAATTTTGGttaataacggcgtaaattgatacaactttatttatattcaaatgGAAATAACTCATAGTTTTCATAAAATGCTTTTATCGACTTTTAAGTTTAACTATATTATTTACCTTGTACCTTACCTCGTTTCATTCCGATGATGGGTAGAATTGGATCTGCCGTGACGTACTTGTCGAAGTAATAATAGACAGGACTTTTAGAAGTATTTGATTGCAATCTAAGTGATGTTTCGGCACCATTGAAGAACATTCTGTCGCTAAATAACTAAAgataaaattctaaaaaaactGAATAGAGATACTTTAAATAAATCTACAGGGATAATATGACTAATGAACGTAATTCTTCTAAATATAAACTACAGAACCGCTATAGCTTAAATATGCTTACATACGAATTGTGCTTATAGACGAGGAGTGCGGCAAGGATGTATTTTATCAcctctactttttaatatatACTCCAAATTGATTTCCAATGAAGTATTAGATGAAGATTGAGGCATTAAAATCAACAAAATTAATGTCAATGCGCAGACGACACGGTACTGATTGCCTCCAATGAAGAAGACTTGCAACGACTTATAAACAGCGTGACCGAAGCATTTGATGAATATGAGCTAAAACTTAATACTTCTAGGACAAAACTTATGGTTGTCAGCAAATCGGAGTTACAACCAATAAATACCAGACCGTATGGAATAACGTTAGAAAGAGACCACAATATTACCTAATTGGGCGCCAACGTTAACGATAACTCGGATATGAGCAAAGAAAGAAGAATACGCATTGAAAAAGCCATAGCCGCCTTATAAATTAATGAATTCTTATTAATATGGATATTACGTTAAACCTTATAATTATATTAATACGCTGCTATTATACATATTCTCCACATGTATGGCATGGgagctttgagatgtggatctatcgataAATATAAATAGTTTTACATATAATGGAAAAGAAAAGAGCACAGAAATAACAAAAACGATAAAAattcgaaagttacaatatttcgaTCATGTAATGAGACATCCACAGAGGTATAACTTTCTATAAGTACCTCAAAACACAGGGCAAGATCACCGGAAGAAGTACCTAGCCCAGGCCGAAGCAGAACAGCTTGGTTTCGAAATCTCCAGTGGTATCAAGAGACCTCACTAATCTGTTTAAAGCTGTAAACAAAGTATTATTGTCAGCATAATCGCCAACATTCGATAATCGGACAGGGTATTGATAGAAAAAGTGATCAATAGATATTATCATTGTCAATCttgtaaaaacaaaataaaaaattaaattaaaataaatacttaCCCTAACCATAGAATATGGATTATTTTCTGTAACTGCTTTGTTACCGTAATAGTACTTTCTTGTTGCTTTCGCTACTTTAACTTTATCATATTCATTGACTGTGTCATACAAATctaacatataaattattacatcATTCCAGTTTTCTTCAAAAACGGACATAACGTGATTCATCACAAAAACTAAAATACAGGTAAATTACTTATCATCTATGTCTCATGTAGATGTTGATAATTAGGCAAGTAGTGAGGTGTAACTTTTAGATTCCCCCGTGTCTTTTTTTATTCATCATTCGTTTGGATTGCAAGTTACAGAAACTACAAATAGACGTAACCAGAAACTTCGTCCCATTAGAGGTTTCATTTCTCCggaaataataattgtacttaaGGAACCGACCAGGCATACAGGTAAAAGTATAGACAGTAGGCatgattaataaaaaattattgtaCTTACATCCTGTAGGAAAAATTCCTTCGTCTTTAACATTTGAAGTTATCCACGGTACATCATTAATTTTCCCTTCTTTAATTAATTTGTAGGGATGGTCAGCTAAAAATGGATTTTCTCCTTTTTCTATTACAGGTCCAAAAACTACCAGTGGAATAGCGTCtaaataaagaaatagttttgtCATGGCTGTCATCAGATCTATGGAATCAACTTTTCTTAGACAATCCACCATCTCCTCGGTGGAATCACTGGTACAATTTAGATGGCCGGCAGCTTGGTTTGCTTTTTTTAGTGGATATTCCACGATAGACCAAGGAGCGAAAGCAGTACCACTCTGAGAGAATCCTCTGTGGAATAAACCTAAAATGTAATATGATTAACAAACAAATTAACTACATGATGTGTTTAAGACTAAGGGTggtatggtttgaaaattttgaaattttcgataatttttataattttaaatgaaagtccataattggatatggtaattgagtcaatactcgcaatctttagtttgtatttttattagttgttacataatcgtggggcaaccggtttcgagtcttacaatatatgactcatcatcaggcccagtacaaaaaaggtcttctcaatacaaactacaagctaaaaaacacaaaacgagagacatgtacacatatatatacaaaacataaaaacaactttgtctt contains:
- the LOC126887459 gene encoding venom carboxylesterase-6-like; the encoded protein is MMLKIVNLVPILYCIYLVYHVNGDENRVKTPKGTVRGYYKRSFGGRQFLAFEGIPYAKPPIGNLRFAEPEPAEKWTGQLIGNTTYTCLGYMPIPGLKGFLGSEDCLYLYVYVPLTKIKGDENLEVVVHIHGGAYQFGAPEYMSKPDFIMDQDVIYVTFNYRLSILGFLSTEDNVVSGNNGLKDQVLALKWIKDNIKYFGGNPDSITITGLSAGGSSVHLHYFSPLSKGLFHRGFSQSGTAFAPWSIVEYPLKKANQAAGHLNCTSDSTEEMVDCLRKVDSIDLMTAMTKLFLYLDAIPLVVFGPVIEKGENPFLADHPYKLIKEGKINDVPWITSNVKDEGIFPTGFFVMNHVMSVFEENWNDVIIYMLDLYDTVNEYDKVKVAKATRKYYYGNKAVTENNPYSMVRLFSDRMFFNGAETSLRLQSNTSKSPVYYYFDKYVTADPILPIIGMKRGVAHGEDGGLMFKVITVGPVLDPQDEKLMKHFTKFLADYAKTGKPSINNVEWLPVDAESNEINALEIESPDKISMTKMEHIGAMEFWDSLPIKENEKLYPELR